The following proteins are co-located in the Brevibacillus laterosporus DSM 25 genome:
- a CDS encoding TatD family hydrolase, with translation MPNGSFPMIDAHIHLDLYNPAHAQQIMEECQSCGIKKVIAVSMNLAACLVNQEWLQRYPEQVKVAYGFHPEQKLPTEEEIQQLFDWIDQHQAEMVAIGEVGLPYYTQLEAKNKGQAFCQEPYIYLLERFIKTAGRYEKPIILHAVYEDAEIACELLEKHNVTKAHFHWFKGSKATTSRMSRSGYYISVTPDVVYEDEIQQLILQYPLEQIMIETDGPWPFEGPFTGQVTHPVMMKDSCRAIANVKGLSIEETASVLYQNTKRFYGM, from the coding sequence ATGCCGAACGGTTCCTTTCCTATGATTGATGCCCATATACATTTAGATTTGTATAATCCTGCTCATGCCCAGCAGATCATGGAAGAATGTCAGTCATGTGGGATTAAAAAGGTGATTGCCGTTTCTATGAATTTGGCAGCATGTCTCGTTAATCAAGAATGGTTACAGCGGTATCCTGAACAAGTTAAAGTAGCATATGGTTTTCACCCTGAACAGAAATTGCCAACTGAAGAGGAAATACAGCAATTGTTTGACTGGATCGACCAACATCAAGCTGAGATGGTAGCGATTGGAGAGGTAGGTCTGCCTTACTATACACAATTAGAGGCAAAAAATAAGGGACAAGCTTTTTGCCAAGAGCCATATATTTACTTACTGGAACGTTTTATAAAGACAGCCGGTCGCTATGAGAAGCCGATTATTCTACACGCTGTTTATGAAGATGCCGAAATAGCTTGTGAGCTACTCGAAAAACATAATGTGACGAAAGCGCACTTTCATTGGTTTAAAGGCAGTAAGGCTACTACTTCAAGAATGAGTAGGAGTGGCTACTATATTTCTGTTACACCAGATGTTGTCTATGAGGACGAGATCCAGCAACTGATTCTACAATACCCCTTGGAACAAATTATGATAGAGACAGATGGCCCCTGGCCATTTGAGGGGCCGTTTACAGGACAAGTTACCCATCCTGTTATGATGAAAGATAGCTGTCGAGCTATTGCCAATGTAAAGGGGCTTTCAATCGAAGAGACAGCCTCCGTCCTTTATCAGAACACAAAGCGTTTCTACGGTATGTAA
- a CDS encoding alanine/glycine:cation symporter family protein, with product MTSLERVLSVSNDFLWTYILIFILIAVGIYFTIRTRFVQIRLVGEMFRLLGDGVNRNPKEKKGVSSFQAFCMSAASRVGTGNLAGVAIAIAVGGPGAVFWMWLLATIGAASSFVECTLAQIYKVHDKHGFRGGPAYYMEKALNKRWMGITFAVLITICFGFVFNAVQANTITAAMQTAFGVDKVTMGIILCILTAIVVFGGVKRVAAISKWIVPIMATLYIAIALFVMFMNYQHIPAVFMSIVSHAFGLQEAFGGGIGMALSMGIKRGLFSNEAGMGSAPNAAATADITHPVKQGLLQTLGVYVDTLLVCSATAFIILTSGIYVDSGMGGIELTQAALSSQLGYWAVYFVAVIVFFFAYSSIIGNYYYGETNIDFIRSESRTWTLLYRLCVIGMVMFGSLAQNNIVWTLADLFMGMMAFLNLIAIFLLGKYAFAALTDYVQQRKAGRDPVFYSDSIPGLVNAECWERDPNKVKEVS from the coding sequence TTGACATCATTAGAAAGAGTATTATCTGTTAGCAATGATTTCCTATGGACTTACATTCTCATTTTCATTCTCATTGCAGTCGGAATTTATTTTACGATTCGAACCAGATTTGTGCAGATTCGCCTAGTTGGTGAAATGTTTAGACTGCTTGGTGATGGTGTTAATCGTAATCCAAAAGAGAAAAAAGGGGTTTCCTCTTTCCAAGCCTTTTGTATGAGTGCAGCCTCCCGTGTGGGAACGGGAAATTTAGCTGGGGTAGCTATTGCTATCGCAGTTGGTGGGCCTGGAGCAGTATTCTGGATGTGGTTGCTGGCTACAATCGGGGCGGCTTCAAGCTTTGTAGAATGCACACTCGCGCAGATTTATAAGGTACATGATAAGCATGGATTTAGAGGCGGTCCTGCTTATTACATGGAGAAAGCTTTAAATAAGCGCTGGATGGGTATTACCTTCGCTGTTCTGATTACTATTTGCTTCGGATTTGTCTTTAATGCAGTACAAGCTAATACCATTACAGCAGCTATGCAAACTGCCTTCGGGGTAGATAAAGTGACAATGGGTATCATTCTATGCATCCTCACTGCTATTGTTGTATTTGGTGGAGTAAAACGCGTAGCGGCTATCTCTAAATGGATTGTACCGATTATGGCAACTCTTTATATTGCAATTGCTTTATTTGTTATGTTTATGAATTATCAGCACATTCCTGCTGTCTTCATGAGCATAGTAAGTCATGCGTTTGGCCTGCAAGAAGCATTTGGTGGCGGTATTGGTATGGCTCTTAGCATGGGAATCAAGCGTGGACTATTCTCTAATGAGGCTGGGATGGGTAGTGCTCCTAATGCGGCAGCTACAGCTGATATTACGCACCCTGTTAAACAGGGCTTGTTACAAACGCTGGGAGTTTATGTAGATACCCTGTTAGTATGTAGTGCGACTGCTTTTATTATTCTTACATCAGGCATTTATGTAGATAGTGGGATGGGTGGAATTGAATTAACACAGGCAGCACTAAGCTCTCAACTCGGCTATTGGGCTGTTTACTTTGTTGCCGTAATTGTTTTCTTTTTTGCGTATAGTTCCATTATTGGTAATTACTACTACGGTGAGACAAACATCGATTTTATTCGCAGTGAATCTCGCACGTGGACGCTTCTCTATCGACTCTGCGTCATTGGAATGGTAATGTTTGGATCGCTAGCACAAAACAATATAGTCTGGACATTAGCTGATTTATTTATGGGGATGATGGCCTTCCTTAACCTGATTGCTATTTTCCTGCTTGGAAAATATGCATTTGCTGCTCTAACCGATTATGTTCAGCAGCGAAAAGCAGGTCGAGACCCGGTCTTCTATTCAGACTCTATTCCAGGTCTAGTAAATGCTGAATGCTGGGAACGAGATCCTAATAAAGTAAAAGAGGTCTCCTAG
- the rihC gene encoding ribonucleoside hydrolase RihC — MEKIHHIIIDTDPGIDDAVAIAAALFHDQIDVKLITTVAGNVSCDKTTNNALKLLEFFNSDVPVAKGAIKPLLRTLEDSSHIHGNSGLDGYDFPDPKKEPLGIHAIEAMRETILNSEEPITLVPIGPLTNIALLLSVYPECKQNIKRIVLMGGSASRGNHSPAAEFNMFVDPEAAKIVLQSGIDITMCGLDVTSLATLTKENVEALKEKNRTGEMLYGLFQHYRGGSLATGLHMHDLCAIAYLVKPELFVTKECFIDVEVNGSYSAGATIVDLKGYYQKQANARVCLEIRVEEFREWFMEIFTKSNVL, encoded by the coding sequence ATGGAAAAAATACACCACATTATCATTGATACCGATCCGGGAATAGATGATGCTGTCGCAATCGCAGCTGCTCTGTTTCATGATCAGATAGATGTGAAATTAATCACCACAGTTGCTGGCAATGTGTCGTGTGATAAGACTACCAATAATGCCTTAAAGCTTCTCGAATTCTTTAACAGTGATGTACCGGTTGCCAAGGGAGCAATCAAGCCCCTCCTACGGACACTAGAGGATTCTAGCCATATCCATGGTAACTCTGGGCTAGATGGATATGATTTTCCTGATCCAAAGAAGGAACCACTTGGTATTCATGCTATTGAGGCAATGCGTGAGACCATTTTGAATAGCGAGGAACCTATTACGCTCGTTCCTATTGGCCCTTTGACCAACATTGCTCTCCTATTATCTGTTTATCCAGAATGTAAACAAAATATCAAAAGAATTGTGCTAATGGGTGGTTCAGCTTCACGTGGCAATCACTCTCCTGCGGCAGAATTTAATATGTTTGTTGACCCGGAAGCGGCTAAGATCGTTTTACAATCGGGGATAGATATTACAATGTGTGGTTTAGATGTAACAAGCTTAGCTACTTTGACTAAGGAAAACGTAGAAGCTTTGAAAGAGAAGAATCGAACAGGAGAAATGCTCTACGGTTTATTCCAGCATTATAGAGGTGGAAGCTTAGCGACTGGTTTACATATGCATGATCTCTGCGCTATTGCTTATCTAGTAAAGCCTGAGCTTTTTGTTACAAAGGAATGCTTTATAGATGTAGAAGTAAATGGGAGCTATTCTGCTGGGGCAACTATCGTTGATCTGAAGGGTTATTATCAAAAACAAGCGAATGCGAGAGTATGCTTGGAGATTCGTGTAGAGGAATTCCGCGAGTGGTTTATGGAAATATTTACTAAATCAAATGTTTTATAA
- a CDS encoding FMN-binding protein — MKKLFYLVALLAMAALMLVGCGATDSTTADTGAFKDGTYEGAARGASSDIKVAVEVKAGKIDAIKILEHEETQNLIEAVMENTIPEIIEKQSTEGVEAISGASKSSNAVKEAVNQALEKAKK, encoded by the coding sequence ATGAAAAAACTATTTTATCTAGTAGCTCTGCTAGCGATGGCGGCGTTGATGCTAGTTGGTTGTGGAGCAACAGATTCGACCACTGCTGATACTGGAGCATTTAAAGACGGTACATACGAAGGTGCGGCTCGAGGTGCTAGCAGCGATATTAAAGTAGCTGTAGAAGTGAAAGCAGGCAAAATCGATGCCATTAAAATCCTAGAGCATGAAGAAACTCAAAACCTGATTGAGGCTGTTATGGAGAACACCATCCCCGAAATCATTGAAAAACAAAGTACAGAGGGTGTGGAGGCCATTTCTGGTGCATCTAAATCCAGTAATGCTGTAAAAGAGGCTGTAAATCAAGCATTAGAGAAAGCTAAGAAGTAA
- a CDS encoding flavocytochrome c, with protein sequence MKKWMSLMMAAFLAVPVLSGCGSSTTPGATEGKATTEAAPQDENTDIVVIGAGGAGLSAAVEATNAGAKVIVLEKMPMVGGNTTRATGGLNAAGTEAQKEKGIEDSQELFYKDTMKGGYDKNNPELVKILTTQAKDSVVWLESMGADLSDVGRAAGASVNRIHRPTGGAAVGSNVVSTLKNQVKEKNVDVRVKNKAVEIIKDQEGKVTGVKAENKDGKAYTINAKAVILATGGFSANQEMVISYKPELKGFATTNHPGALGEGIRLGESVGANLVDMAEIQTHPTVVPEKGVMVTEAVRGNGAILINKDGKRFINELLTRDVVSKGILDQKDGVAYLFFDDGLRKGLKAVEEYFNMQLVTEADSVEELAGKIGVDKDAMIKSVKTYNDAVVAKQDKEFKRDDLPLQLNQGKVYAVQVTPAVHHTMGGLQINTNAEVMNKEGQVIKGLYAAGEVTGGVHGGNRLGGNAMADIVTFGRIAGQNAAKAAK encoded by the coding sequence ATGAAGAAATGGATGTCTCTTATGATGGCTGCATTCTTGGCAGTTCCTGTGCTGTCTGGATGTGGGAGCTCAACAACTCCGGGTGCAACGGAAGGCAAGGCAACAACTGAGGCAGCACCTCAAGATGAAAATACGGATATTGTAGTAATTGGTGCAGGTGGTGCAGGTTTATCAGCTGCGGTAGAAGCCACAAATGCCGGTGCCAAAGTCATCGTACTAGAAAAAATGCCGATGGTTGGTGGTAACACAACTCGCGCTACTGGTGGATTAAATGCAGCAGGAACGGAAGCACAAAAGGAAAAAGGGATTGAAGACAGCCAAGAGCTGTTTTACAAAGATACAATGAAGGGTGGATACGATAAAAATAACCCTGAGCTGGTAAAGATTCTGACAACACAAGCAAAAGATTCTGTGGTTTGGTTAGAATCAATGGGAGCTGATTTATCTGACGTTGGCCGTGCAGCTGGAGCAAGTGTAAACCGTATTCATCGTCCAACTGGCGGAGCGGCAGTAGGCTCTAATGTTGTGTCTACTTTAAAGAATCAAGTGAAAGAAAAAAACGTTGATGTCCGTGTCAAAAATAAAGCAGTCGAAATTATAAAAGATCAAGAGGGTAAAGTTACTGGTGTGAAAGCTGAGAATAAAGATGGTAAGGCTTACACGATTAACGCAAAGGCAGTCATTTTGGCTACAGGCGGTTTTTCTGCTAACCAGGAGATGGTTATTTCTTATAAACCAGAGCTCAAAGGATTTGCTACAACGAACCATCCAGGAGCATTGGGTGAAGGTATTAGATTAGGCGAAAGCGTTGGTGCAAATTTAGTTGATATGGCTGAAATCCAAACACACCCAACTGTTGTTCCTGAAAAAGGTGTGATGGTAACAGAAGCTGTTCGCGGAAATGGAGCTATTCTAATCAATAAAGATGGTAAGCGTTTCATCAACGAGCTATTAACTCGTGACGTAGTGTCTAAAGGTATTTTGGATCAAAAAGATGGAGTAGCCTACCTGTTCTTTGATGATGGATTGAGAAAAGGTCTAAAAGCAGTAGAAGAATACTTCAACATGCAGTTGGTAACAGAAGCTGATTCTGTTGAAGAGCTGGCTGGTAAGATCGGTGTAGATAAAGACGCTATGATTAAAAGCGTGAAAACATATAATGATGCGGTAGTAGCGAAACAAGATAAGGAATTTAAGCGTGATGACCTACCTCTTCAATTAAATCAAGGTAAAGTATATGCCGTTCAAGTAACTCCTGCGGTTCATCACACTATGGGTGGCCTACAAATTAATACAAATGCGGAAGTAATGAATAAAGAAGGCCAAGTAATTAAAGGCTTGTATGCAGCCGGAGAAGTCACAGGTGGTGTACATGGTGGTAACCGCCTAGGTGGTAACGCTATGGCTGATATCGTAACATTCGGTCGCATTGCAGGACAAAATGCAGCAAAGGCCGCGAAGTAA
- a CDS encoding FAD-dependent oxidoreductase has protein sequence MKIAVIGCTHAGTAAIVTAAKLYPDARITVYERNDNISFLSCGIALYVGGVVRDPQGLFYSSPEKLAELGVVTNMRHDVISIDTDQKTLVVRNLNTNEEIIDSFDKLIVTTGSWPIMPNLDGIELDNIVLSKNFNHSNTIIEKAKTAKNVVVIGAGYIGIELVEAFEMNGKQVTLIDSVDRILNRYLDEEFTQVTEKELQDHGVTLALGQTVTRFEGVDGKVAKVITTKGEYQADLVILCIGFSPNTSLLKGQVDMLGNGAIIVNEYMQTSKPDVYAAGDSCAIRYNPTGQHAYIPLATNAVRMGTLVAKNLVTPTMAYMGTQGTSGIKIYDYNIASTGLTEGAALDLAMNVKTVTIEDSYRPEFMPEHEKVLLKVVFEETSRRIVGAQIMSKADLTQAMNTLSVCIQNHMTIDQLAFVDFFFQPHYNKPWNFLNQAGLQAM, from the coding sequence ATGAAAATTGCTGTTATTGGATGCACACACGCCGGAACTGCCGCTATTGTTACTGCTGCTAAGTTATATCCAGATGCTCGCATTACCGTTTATGAACGAAATGATAATATCTCCTTTCTTTCATGCGGGATTGCATTGTATGTAGGTGGTGTAGTGAGAGACCCTCAAGGATTGTTCTACTCCTCTCCGGAGAAATTAGCTGAGTTGGGCGTGGTGACGAATATGCGCCACGATGTTATCTCGATTGATACTGACCAAAAAACATTGGTCGTTCGCAATTTAAATACAAATGAAGAAATCATAGATTCATTTGATAAATTAATTGTTACTACTGGTTCTTGGCCAATCATGCCTAATTTAGATGGTATTGAACTAGACAATATCGTATTGTCCAAGAACTTTAATCACTCCAATACCATTATTGAAAAAGCAAAAACAGCTAAAAATGTGGTGGTCATAGGTGCCGGCTACATTGGGATTGAATTAGTTGAAGCCTTTGAAATGAATGGCAAGCAAGTGACTCTCATCGATAGTGTTGATCGGATTTTAAACCGTTACCTTGATGAAGAATTCACTCAAGTTACAGAAAAAGAATTGCAGGATCATGGTGTTACACTTGCTTTAGGGCAAACTGTTACTAGATTTGAAGGCGTAGACGGTAAAGTGGCAAAGGTCATCACTACAAAAGGCGAATACCAGGCTGACTTGGTGATTCTGTGTATTGGTTTTAGTCCAAATACAAGTTTGCTTAAAGGACAAGTAGATATGTTGGGTAATGGGGCCATTATCGTGAATGAATATATGCAAACTAGCAAACCGGATGTGTACGCCGCTGGTGACAGCTGCGCGATTCGCTACAATCCTACCGGGCAACACGCCTATATACCTCTTGCTACTAATGCCGTACGTATGGGTACATTAGTTGCGAAGAATCTAGTTACACCTACAATGGCTTATATGGGCACACAAGGAACCTCTGGGATTAAAATTTATGACTATAACATCGCTTCTACTGGATTAACAGAAGGGGCCGCTTTAGACTTAGCTATGAATGTGAAGACTGTCACAATCGAAGACAGCTATCGACCAGAATTCATGCCAGAGCATGAAAAGGTTTTACTAAAAGTAGTCTTTGAAGAGACTTCTCGTCGCATCGTCGGAGCCCAAATCATGTCCAAAGCTGATTTGACGCAAGCGATGAATACCTTATCTGTTTGCATCCAAAATCACATGACAATTGACCAGCTTGCATTTGTCGATTTCTTCTTCCAACCGCATTACAACAAGCCTTGGAACTTCTTGAATCAGGCTGGATTGCAAGCAATGTAG
- a CDS encoding aminopeptidase yields MQQSIIEISKSVLQSSLGVKAGETLLVVTDDSKKQLAEALYEAGKGLGAQTLLMVMQERTKSGEEPPEAVAIAMTKADVVIGITEHSLTHTHARKNAVAAGARVATMPGITEDMFLAGAIAADYGKVKELTEVVASMLTEAKQVRIDKAGYSLSFSIEQRNGMPSTGVYVNPGESGNLPSGEAYIAPLEGTATGQILVDGSIAGIGKLTEPVLLTIDKGRIISAEGPSGKQLLELLGDGDGRLLAEFGVGTNDKARITGVVLEDEKVYSTIHVAFGSNNTFGGVISAGVHIDCVVMQPDFYLDEKQVMEHGALLGL; encoded by the coding sequence ATGCAACAATCCATCATTGAAATTAGTAAAAGTGTGCTACAAAGCTCCTTGGGAGTAAAAGCTGGTGAAACTCTTCTAGTTGTAACGGATGACTCAAAGAAACAACTGGCGGAAGCTCTCTATGAGGCAGGAAAAGGTCTAGGAGCCCAAACCCTACTAATGGTTATGCAGGAGCGTACCAAATCAGGGGAGGAGCCTCCTGAAGCTGTAGCTATCGCTATGACGAAAGCTGACGTAGTTATTGGGATTACCGAGCATTCTCTGACTCATACGCATGCTAGAAAAAATGCGGTAGCAGCAGGAGCTAGGGTGGCCACGATGCCTGGAATAACAGAGGACATGTTCTTGGCAGGGGCTATTGCGGCCGATTATGGAAAGGTAAAAGAGCTGACTGAAGTAGTAGCTAGCATGCTGACAGAAGCTAAACAAGTGAGAATTGACAAAGCGGGTTATTCTCTAAGCTTTTCCATTGAACAAAGAAATGGGATGCCAAGCACCGGTGTGTATGTTAATCCGGGAGAATCAGGTAATCTGCCTTCCGGAGAGGCTTATATCGCTCCTCTAGAGGGGACAGCTACCGGGCAAATCCTCGTAGATGGTTCCATTGCTGGAATCGGTAAATTAACAGAGCCTGTCTTGCTTACAATCGACAAAGGACGAATTATCTCAGCAGAAGGCCCAAGCGGGAAACAGCTTTTGGAGTTGTTGGGAGATGGAGATGGCCGATTATTAGCAGAGTTTGGAGTAGGGACAAATGATAAAGCTCGTATTACTGGAGTAGTTTTAGAGGATGAGAAAGTATACAGCACAATTCATGTAGCTTTCGGAAGCAACAATACCTTTGGTGGAGTTATATCAGCTGGTGTACATATTGATTGCGTTGTTATGCAGCCAGACTTCTATTTGGATGAGAAGCAAGTAATGGAACACGGTGCATTGCTTGGTTTATAG
- a CDS encoding flavin reductase family protein — MDQQLRNIEDHEPKNQMPVAFLEQMELTTDWLHRRGAFLTTQVGKEINTMTIAWGSIGYLFGKPTLTVMVRKSRHTTQLLQASQEFTVSVPFSDDMGEKLFACGTQSGRTVDKISTCQLTLLDSQVIATPVIGNCERYYECKVIVAQEITAPVLSQEIRQEHVIEGDPYYCYIGEIVHC, encoded by the coding sequence ATGGATCAACAGCTGAGGAATATAGAAGATCATGAGCCGAAAAATCAAATGCCCGTAGCTTTTTTAGAGCAAATGGAGCTCACAACAGATTGGCTACATCGGAGAGGGGCTTTTCTAACAACGCAGGTAGGAAAAGAGATCAACACGATGACAATTGCCTGGGGTAGCATTGGTTATTTATTCGGAAAGCCAACGTTGACAGTTATGGTACGTAAAAGTAGACATACCACCCAGCTCTTACAGGCTTCTCAAGAGTTCACGGTCAGTGTTCCTTTTTCAGATGATATGGGAGAAAAGCTTTTTGCCTGTGGAACACAATCAGGTCGTACGGTGGATAAAATCTCCACTTGCCAATTAACTCTGTTAGACTCGCAGGTCATTGCAACACCTGTGATCGGAAATTGCGAGCGTTACTATGAGTGTAAGGTGATTGTAGCCCAAGAGATTACTGCGCCTGTTCTTTCTCAGGAAATAAGGCAGGAACATGTGATAGAGGGTGATCCTTATTATTGTTATATCGGTGAGATCGTTCATTGCTAG
- a CDS encoding amino acid permease has product MGADSKKLRWYNIALMAFVAVWGFGNVVNNFANQGLQVITSWVLIIALYFIPYALMVGQLGSTFKDGKGGVSTWIKETLGANVAYLAAWTYWAVHIPYLAQKPQAILIALGWTFTGSGKVLDQYSTLVIQLACLVIFLFFVWIASKGISSLKRIGTVAGISVFVMSLLYIVLAVTAPSLTGVSVATTNMTVSTFIPEFNFAYFTTLSMLVFAVGGAEKIAPYVNFTNNPTREFPRGMLILAIMVAVCALLGSYAMGIMFDANNIPADLKMNGQYYAFQMLGNYYGIGNTFLILYAISNTLAQISALAFSIDAPLKVLLLDADERYIPRKLLKSNDKGTPTNGYILTTILVGILIVVPALGIGNMNTLFNWLLDLNSVVMPLRYLWVFVAYIAVMKMADKFTSEYQFVKNNKFGLLIGGWCFVFTAFACLMGMFPKVPAFTSEWYFQITLNIATPFVLLGLGLILPSIAKMTNNK; this is encoded by the coding sequence ATGGGAGCGGATTCAAAAAAACTCCGATGGTATAATATTGCGTTAATGGCGTTTGTAGCAGTATGGGGATTTGGTAACGTTGTTAATAACTTTGCCAACCAAGGATTACAAGTCATTACCTCTTGGGTTTTGATTATTGCCTTATATTTTATTCCTTATGCATTAATGGTAGGGCAATTGGGTTCCACCTTTAAAGATGGTAAGGGTGGTGTTAGTACATGGATTAAGGAAACGCTAGGGGCTAATGTTGCTTATTTGGCAGCGTGGACCTATTGGGCTGTTCACATTCCATATCTAGCACAAAAACCACAAGCTATCTTGATTGCGCTAGGTTGGACATTTACAGGTAGTGGTAAGGTACTCGACCAATATTCTACCTTGGTGATTCAATTAGCCTGCTTAGTGATCTTCTTATTCTTTGTATGGATTGCTTCTAAAGGTATTTCGTCCTTAAAGCGCATTGGGACAGTTGCCGGTATTTCTGTATTTGTGATGTCCTTGTTGTACATTGTACTAGCTGTTACTGCACCTAGTTTAACTGGTGTAAGTGTAGCAACAACCAATATGACAGTTAGCACGTTCATTCCTGAATTTAATTTTGCTTATTTTACTACCTTATCCATGCTAGTCTTTGCGGTAGGCGGGGCGGAGAAGATTGCCCCTTATGTCAACTTCACTAATAACCCAACTCGTGAATTCCCTAGAGGAATGTTGATTCTGGCGATCATGGTTGCGGTCTGTGCCCTGTTGGGTTCATATGCAATGGGGATTATGTTTGATGCGAATAATATCCCTGCAGACTTAAAAATGAATGGTCAATATTATGCGTTCCAAATGCTAGGTAACTACTATGGAATTGGTAACACGTTCTTAATTCTATATGCAATTTCTAATACATTGGCCCAAATTTCAGCATTGGCCTTCTCTATTGATGCGCCATTGAAGGTGTTACTATTAGATGCTGATGAAAGATACATTCCAAGAAAGCTTTTGAAAAGCAATGACAAGGGTACCCCTACTAATGGTTATATCTTAACTACGATTCTAGTGGGTATTCTAATCGTTGTACCAGCCCTAGGTATCGGTAATATGAATACATTGTTTAACTGGTTGTTAGACTTAAACTCTGTAGTTATGCCGCTTCGTTACCTATGGGTATTCGTAGCGTATATTGCTGTAATGAAAATGGCTGATAAATTCACGTCTGAATATCAATTTGTGAAAAATAATAAGTTTGGTCTGCTAATTGGTGGTTGGTGCTTTGTCTTCACTGCCTTTGCTTGCTTGATGGGGATGTTCCCGAAAGTACCTGCTTTTACATCAGAATGGTATTTCCAAATTACGCTTAATATCGCGACTCCGTTCGTGTTGCTAGGTCTAGGTCTGATCCTACCATCGATTGCTAAAATGACAAATAATAAGTAA
- a CDS encoding glycerophosphodiester phosphodiesterase, translated as MSYCMAHRGWSGRAPENTMAAIKLALAEPGIQAIEVDVQLSKDGIPVLIHDFTLDRTTNGSGPVKDHTFEQLREWSAGSWFAEEFSNEQIPALEELFQAASQHTCRLNVELKTAGNLYPLLAEKVVELVEAHELASQVCLTSFDHEIIKRVKELQPSIKTGLIITGKPVLLREQLAKTGATILSMAYPYLTKDFVQMMLEEGFEIFAWTIDDENEIERISEWHPNIYICTNHPDRMLSLAR; from the coding sequence ATGAGCTACTGCATGGCACATCGGGGTTGGTCAGGAAGAGCACCTGAAAATACTATGGCAGCTATTAAGCTGGCTTTAGCAGAACCGGGTATTCAGGCGATTGAGGTAGATGTACAGCTATCAAAGGATGGAATCCCTGTGCTCATTCATGATTTCACACTAGACCGTACCACAAACGGGTCGGGGCCAGTCAAAGATCATACGTTTGAACAGCTTCGTGAATGGAGCGCAGGAAGCTGGTTTGCTGAGGAGTTTTCCAATGAACAGATTCCTGCCTTAGAAGAATTGTTTCAAGCTGCATCACAGCATACTTGCCGCCTTAATGTAGAGCTAAAGACAGCAGGAAATTTATATCCGCTTTTAGCTGAAAAGGTCGTGGAGCTGGTAGAAGCACATGAGCTAGCTTCACAGGTTTGCCTCACCTCTTTTGATCACGAGATCATAAAAAGAGTCAAAGAGTTACAGCCTTCGATTAAAACGGGATTGATTATAACAGGCAAACCAGTTCTGTTGCGAGAACAGCTAGCAAAGACAGGGGCAACCATTCTTTCTATGGCTTATCCATATCTGACAAAAGATTTTGTACAAATGATGTTGGAGGAAGGATTCGAAATATTTGCTTGGACGATTGATGATGAGAATGAGATAGAGCGAATAAGCGAATGGCATCCCAATATATATATTTGTACAAATCATCCTGACCGAATGCTTTCCTTAGCACGCTGA